A section of the Jannaschia sp. S6380 genome encodes:
- a CDS encoding sulfite exporter TauE/SafE family protein: MPELSTLLPLVAFLLGVGAFAGVLAGLLGVGGGIVLVPAFYYVFQVLGYDGPNVMQICVATSLATIVVTSWRSVKAHAGRGAVAFDILRGWGPGIVAGAAVGAGTATLLRSDTLTAIFAVLALVVSVYMAVSRPGWRLAPEMPKGWRRYLYSPVVGFLSVLMGIGGGSFGVPLMTLHGVVIHRAVATAAGFGMLIAVPAVLLFLVLPAQGVRPPMTVGLVNLPAFVVIVAMTVLTAPVGARLAHRMNAAPLKRVFAGFLFLVALNMLRKTLG; encoded by the coding sequence ATGCCCGAGTTGTCGACCCTTCTGCCCCTGGTGGCGTTCCTTCTCGGGGTCGGGGCATTCGCGGGGGTGCTGGCCGGCCTTCTGGGCGTCGGCGGCGGCATCGTCCTGGTGCCGGCCTTCTACTACGTGTTCCAAGTGCTGGGATATGACGGGCCCAACGTCATGCAGATCTGTGTCGCCACATCTCTCGCCACGATCGTCGTGACCTCCTGGCGGTCGGTCAAGGCGCATGCCGGACGGGGCGCGGTGGCCTTCGATATCCTGCGGGGCTGGGGCCCCGGTATCGTCGCGGGTGCGGCCGTCGGCGCGGGCACCGCGACGCTGCTGCGGTCCGACACGTTGACGGCGATCTTTGCGGTGCTGGCCCTTGTGGTGTCGGTCTACATGGCCGTGTCGCGTCCGGGCTGGCGCCTTGCGCCGGAGATGCCGAAGGGCTGGCGCCGCTATCTCTACTCGCCCGTCGTGGGGTTCCTCTCGGTCCTCATGGGGATCGGCGGGGGCAGTTTCGGCGTACCGCTGATGACGCTGCACGGCGTGGTCATCCATCGCGCGGTCGCGACGGCGGCGGGTTTCGGCATGCTGATCGCGGTTCCGGCGGTGCTTCTGTTCCTGGTCCTGCCGGCCCAGGGGGTTCGCCCGCCGATGACCGTCGGACTGGTAAACCTGCCGGCCTTCGTCGTGATCGTGGCGATGACCGTCCTGACGGCCCCGGTGGGGGCACGGCTGGCGCACCGCATGAACGCCGCGCCGCTCAAACGGGTGTTCGCGGGTTTTCTGTTTCTCGTCGCGCTGAACATGCTGCGCAAGACGCTGGGCTAG
- the dusA gene encoding tRNA dihydrouridine(20/20a) synthase DusA — translation MQINQHARLSTAPMMDWTDRHCRAFHRVLTRRTLLYTEMVTAAALVRGGAEHLLDFDASEDPVALQLGGSDPAELGRATAMGVARGYAEVNLNVGCPSDRVQSGCFGAVLMERPDLVERCLSAMTAAAGGVPVTMKCRIGVDDQDPEVVLPDLLARMADAGIGQVTVHARKAWLQGLSPKENRDIPPLDYDLVHAIKRQFPGLSIAINGGIASLDAALEHLSHVDGVMIGRVAYHDPAAVLLRADSRVFGADDPCPDREAAALRMVPHIERHLAAGGKLGQVTRHMLGLFAGMPGARAWRRSLSEGASRPGAGIDTLLDALSHVRQVAA, via the coding sequence ATGCAAATAAATCAACACGCTAGATTGTCCACGGCCCCTATGATGGATTGGACCGATCGGCATTGCCGGGCGTTTCACCGTGTGCTGACGCGCCGCACGCTTCTTTACACCGAGATGGTGACTGCCGCTGCGCTCGTCCGCGGTGGGGCGGAACATCTGTTGGATTTCGACGCGTCCGAAGACCCGGTGGCCCTCCAATTGGGCGGCAGCGACCCGGCCGAGCTGGGCCGCGCCACCGCGATGGGCGTCGCGCGGGGCTATGCCGAGGTGAACCTGAACGTCGGCTGCCCGTCCGACCGTGTGCAATCGGGTTGCTTCGGCGCGGTCCTGATGGAACGACCGGATCTCGTCGAACGCTGCCTGTCGGCGATGACGGCGGCCGCGGGCGGTGTGCCGGTGACGATGAAGTGCCGGATCGGCGTCGACGATCAGGACCCGGAGGTCGTCCTGCCCGATCTGCTAGCCCGGATGGCCGATGCCGGCATCGGACAGGTGACGGTCCATGCGCGCAAGGCTTGGCTGCAGGGCCTCAGCCCCAAGGAAAACCGCGACATTCCGCCCCTCGACTACGACCTCGTCCACGCGATAAAGCGGCAGTTCCCCGGTCTCTCGATCGCGATCAACGGCGGGATCGCGTCGCTCGATGCGGCCCTTGAGCATCTTTCTCACGTCGACGGCGTGATGATCGGGCGTGTGGCCTATCACGATCCCGCGGCCGTCCTGCTGCGGGCCGACAGCCGGGTCTTTGGCGCGGACGATCCGTGCCCGGACCGGGAGGCGGCGGCGCTGCGGATGGTGCCCCATATCGAACGTCATCTGGCGGCGGGCGGCAAGCTGGGGCAGGTCACGCGCCACATGTTGGGCCTCTTCGCCGGGATGCCGGGCGCGCGAGCCTGGCGCCGCAGCCTGTCGGAGGGCGCCAGCCGGCCCGGGGCCGGGATCGACACGCTCCTGGACGCGCTGTCGCATGTCCGCCAGGTCGCGGCCTGA
- a CDS encoding site-specific integrase: MATITKLPSGAYRVQIRRKGRYASETFLRRDDAHRWARQAETRVDQGLAPNKSSVSRLQTFGDLIDLHIADMCEVGKPPRRSKAATLTTLKRDLGKEKIGHLDRQKLIDYGKLRAEQGAGPVTLGIDIGVIKMIITHAAAVHGLDISPEPVDLARVALKRLGLIGKGTERDRRPSTDELNRLFRCFDDNERLTTPMTRIVKFAVATAMRLDEICRVEWSDLDVDRRMLLIRDRKDPRNKTGNDQRIPLFAATGFDAWALVTEQARHLGHTKGRIFPYNSKSVGTAFRRACVEMSIKDLHFHDLRHEGTSRLFEAGFAIEQVALVTGHKDWKMLRRYTHIRPEALHRLAASRAPFSSGNLAAE; this comes from the coding sequence ATGGCCACCATCACCAAGCTTCCTTCCGGTGCCTACCGGGTCCAGATCAGACGAAAGGGCCGCTACGCGAGCGAGACGTTCCTTCGCCGTGACGACGCCCATCGCTGGGCCCGCCAGGCGGAGACCCGGGTCGATCAGGGGCTGGCGCCAAACAAGTCGTCCGTCTCCCGCCTCCAGACCTTCGGCGACCTCATCGACCTTCATATAGCTGATATGTGCGAGGTAGGGAAACCGCCGCGTCGCAGCAAGGCCGCGACGCTCACGACGCTCAAGCGCGATCTCGGGAAGGAGAAGATCGGCCACCTCGACCGGCAAAAGCTGATCGACTACGGCAAGCTCCGCGCGGAGCAAGGTGCGGGCCCGGTGACGCTCGGGATCGACATCGGCGTGATCAAGATGATCATCACCCATGCGGCGGCTGTGCATGGCCTCGATATCTCTCCGGAGCCCGTCGATCTGGCGCGTGTCGCGCTGAAGCGGCTGGGGCTGATTGGCAAGGGCACGGAGAGGGATCGGCGTCCCAGTACGGACGAGTTGAACCGCCTATTCCGCTGCTTCGATGACAACGAACGCCTCACGACACCGATGACGCGGATCGTGAAGTTCGCGGTCGCCACGGCCATGCGGCTCGACGAGATCTGCCGGGTCGAATGGAGCGATCTCGATGTCGACCGCCGCATGCTCCTGATCCGCGACCGCAAGGACCCACGCAACAAGACCGGTAACGACCAGCGGATCCCCCTTTTCGCCGCAACCGGGTTCGATGCCTGGGCGCTGGTCACGGAACAGGCCAGGCATTTGGGTCACACCAAAGGGCGGATCTTTCCCTACAACTCCAAGTCGGTCGGGACAGCCTTCCGGCGCGCCTGCGTGGAAATGAGTATCAAAGACCTTCATTTCCATGACTTGCGCCACGAAGGCACAAGCCGCCTCTTCGAGGCAGGCTTCGCCATCGAACAGGTCGCCCTCGTCACCGGTCACAAGGATTGGAAGATGCTGCGCCGCTACACGCATATCAGGCCTGAAGCACTGCATAGGCTGGCCGCCTCGCGCGCGCCATTCTCGTCCGGGAACCTCGCGGCCGAGTGA
- a CDS encoding DUF932 domain-containing protein — MNTEIIDAGRDMSGGYKVDVSRGTHVDRVSSEWFSRPDDERYLSLDDLFASVKGRAERSRTRTVESAAIRVEADRENPEKLGLVLPGADEPVAPTHWSFGQLSSLVGAPAAYLRQLPAPLAGINLQYGLTNHRAEQIKTMEVADGRTELRAVTGPDYGRIYDHELVSAVQRIAGNGTGDTRWKVPGVLDWSTGIYNPRVDVTKETTTLYASDRDVFLFLVDDLNPIEAGLLPDGSPDLYFRGFYCWNSEVGAKTLGIASFYLRAVCQNRNLWGVEDFQEITIRHSKYAASRFAHEAAPALSRFAESSPAPFIDGIRAARSKIVARSDEDRQDFLRKRGFSKAETGRIVETVLAEEGRPPESVFDFVQGITAVARSKPQQDARLVMEGKAKALLEKV; from the coding sequence ATGAACACCGAAATCATCGACGCCGGGCGTGACATGAGCGGCGGCTACAAGGTGGATGTGTCGCGCGGCACGCACGTGGACCGCGTTTCGTCCGAATGGTTCTCGAGGCCGGATGACGAGCGGTATCTGTCGCTCGACGATCTCTTTGCCTCGGTCAAAGGCCGGGCGGAGCGGAGCCGGACGCGCACGGTGGAGAGTGCGGCGATCCGGGTCGAGGCGGATCGCGAAAACCCGGAAAAGCTCGGGCTTGTCCTGCCGGGCGCCGATGAGCCAGTTGCGCCGACCCATTGGTCCTTCGGCCAGCTCTCGAGCCTCGTCGGTGCGCCCGCGGCCTATCTGCGGCAACTGCCCGCGCCGCTGGCGGGGATCAACCTGCAGTATGGGCTGACCAACCACCGGGCGGAGCAGATCAAGACGATGGAAGTGGCGGATGGCCGTACGGAACTCCGTGCCGTGACCGGCCCAGACTATGGCCGCATCTACGACCATGAACTGGTCTCCGCCGTGCAGCGCATCGCAGGCAACGGCACCGGCGACACCCGGTGGAAGGTCCCCGGCGTGCTCGACTGGTCGACCGGTATCTACAACCCGCGAGTGGACGTGACCAAGGAGACGACGACGCTCTACGCCTCGGACCGCGACGTGTTCCTGTTCCTCGTCGATGACCTCAACCCCATCGAGGCGGGACTGCTGCCCGACGGCTCACCCGACCTCTATTTCCGGGGATTCTACTGCTGGAATTCCGAGGTGGGGGCCAAGACGCTCGGCATCGCCAGCTTCTACCTGCGCGCGGTCTGCCAGAACCGTAACCTCTGGGGCGTCGAAGACTTCCAGGAGATCACGATCCGGCACTCGAAATACGCCGCCTCCCGCTTCGCCCACGAGGCCGCGCCTGCGCTAAGCCGCTTCGCCGAGTCCTCGCCCGCACCCTTCATCGACGGCATCCGCGCGGCGCGGAGTAAGATCGTCGCGCGGTCGGACGAGGACCGTCAGGATTTCCTGCGCAAGCGCGGGTTCTCGAAGGCGGAGACGGGGCGAATCGTCGAGACGGTCCTGGCCGAGGAAGGCCGCCCGCCTGAGAGCGTCTTTGACTTCGTGCAGGGGATCACGGCGGTCGCCCGGTCGAAACCGCAGCAGGATGCGCGGTTGGTGATGGAGGGGAAGGCGAAGGCGTTGCTGGAGAAGGTCTGA
- a CDS encoding RES family NAD+ phosphorylase, with protein sequence MRITSVNDRALVRLISETHHKPPVLRGLVDSDEEAAILAEIEGETSARLIAEAQGSPALDRRELAFARRSHDLTLYGQSHINAAFTYTRPSGNRFNTGDRGAWYCAWEMLTSAQEVGFHRTRELGFIGRYEDEARYVELLADFIGDFPDLHGEAHPALDPAPERGYPAGQRLAADLRSEGHRGLIYPSVRYPGGRCFVAFDPGIIQNVRPGASWKLVWQGAPEFTIEGL encoded by the coding sequence TTGAGGATCACGTCGGTCAATGACCGCGCCCTTGTCCGGCTGATCTCCGAGACCCATCACAAGCCGCCCGTGCTGCGGGGACTGGTCGACAGCGACGAGGAGGCCGCGATTCTCGCCGAGATCGAGGGCGAGACCAGTGCCCGCCTGATCGCCGAGGCGCAGGGCAGCCCCGCGCTCGACCGCCGCGAACTCGCTTTCGCGCGGCGGTCTCATGACCTGACCCTCTATGGACAGAGCCATATCAACGCGGCCTTCACGTACACGAGACCCTCGGGCAACCGCTTCAATACTGGTGACCGCGGTGCCTGGTATTGCGCCTGGGAGATGCTGACGAGCGCGCAAGAGGTCGGGTTTCACCGGACCCGCGAACTGGGCTTCATCGGCCGCTACGAGGACGAGGCCCGTTACGTGGAATTGCTGGCGGATTTCATCGGGGACTTCCCGGATCTGCACGGGGAGGCGCATCCCGCGCTCGATCCGGCCCCCGAGCGGGGCTACCCGGCCGGGCAGCGCCTTGCCGCGGATCTGAGATCAGAGGGGCATCGCGGGCTGATCTATCCCTCCGTACGCTACCCGGGCGGACGGTGCTTCGTCGCCTTCGATCCCGGGATCATCCAGAATGTCCGCCCTGGCGCGAGCTGGAAGCTGGTCTGGCAAGGTGCACCCGAATTCACGATCGAGGGGCTCTGA
- a CDS encoding antitoxin Xre-like helix-turn-helix domain-containing protein, translating to MENLVLERPAPDRQGVALKAFARIAEAWSLTLREAAALADMSDSTWKRAKKPGFAGDLTRDQMLRLSALIGLYKSLELYFNQPISRDWVKLPNRGPEFDGARPVDAMIEGGLPKILRVRGYVDALRGGV from the coding sequence ATGGAAAACCTTGTTCTGGAACGTCCGGCGCCGGATCGGCAGGGTGTCGCTCTCAAGGCCTTCGCGCGGATCGCGGAGGCCTGGTCGCTCACCCTGCGTGAAGCGGCGGCGCTGGCGGATATGTCGGACTCGACCTGGAAGCGGGCCAAGAAGCCGGGGTTTGCTGGGGATTTGACGCGGGATCAGATGCTGCGTTTGAGCGCGCTGATCGGCCTCTATAAGTCGCTTGAGCTCTACTTCAATCAGCCGATTTCGCGGGACTGGGTGAAGCTGCCTAACCGGGGTCCGGAGTTCGACGGCGCGCGGCCTGTTGACGCGATGATCGAAGGGGGATTGCCCAAGATCCTGCGCGTGCGGGGCTATGTCGATGCGCTGCGGGGCGGGGTTTGA
- a CDS encoding ParB N-terminal domain-containing protein has product MTKQQKITLSASRDVPFNKLMLSQSNVRHVKAGVSIEELAEDIARRTLLSSITVRPVLDDCGAETGMYSIPAGGRRFRALELLVKQKRMNKTALVPCIVRTDGLAEEDSLAENVQRAPLHPLDQFRAFQAMREKGRTEEEIAAAFFVSASVVKQRLKLAAVAPSLLDAYAEEEMTLDQLMAFTVNPDHARQEQVWAAIQRHYSRQPYEIRRMLTEGAVRASDKRAQFVGLDDYVEAGGEILRDLFQQDDGGWLQDAALLDVMVREKLAEEAEGVRAEGWKWVEVDTEFPYGHTFGMRRVNGEAVPMSDEEEARYQALKAEYDALEAEHAEADELPDEVDARLGKIEEAMEALEARPIRFEAEDLALAGAFVSIDSSGRLRVERGYVRPEDEPIDEEEDTGEVAPEAAPVEDTVDTVAPATDEEEEDEGLKPLSDRLVMELTAHRTLALRNALAQDPQVALLAALHAMVLRLFYRYAVDSCVEIEPRNAAFGSQVPGLGDTAYAQAIDQRHETWARNLPKASEDLWEALTEFDSCSREALFAHCVAMSVNAVHDPYQRRPRAIAHADVLAGTVGLDMANAGWTATGDSYLGRVTKARILEAVREAKGEDAADRIAGLKKSEMVTAAEDLLVGTGWLPEPLRTPPLPEEDAPEIELVDEADRSDDDPSEDDPDSGEAQSAEDGGEPAIGDYDPMEEDDPIAGDAFARTAAE; this is encoded by the coding sequence ATGACAAAGCAACAAAAAATCACCCTCAGCGCCTCGCGCGACGTCCCCTTCAACAAGCTGATGCTCAGCCAGTCGAACGTGCGCCACGTCAAGGCGGGCGTGTCGATCGAGGAACTGGCCGAGGACATCGCGCGACGGACGCTGCTCAGCTCCATCACCGTGCGGCCCGTGCTGGACGACTGCGGCGCCGAGACCGGCATGTACTCGATCCCCGCCGGCGGGCGGCGGTTCCGGGCGCTCGAACTGCTCGTTAAGCAGAAGCGCATGAACAAGACAGCACTTGTCCCCTGCATCGTCCGCACCGATGGGCTCGCAGAAGAGGACAGCCTCGCCGAGAACGTCCAGCGTGCGCCGCTTCATCCGCTCGACCAGTTCCGTGCCTTCCAAGCGATGCGCGAGAAAGGTCGCACCGAGGAGGAGATCGCCGCAGCCTTCTTCGTCTCGGCCAGCGTGGTAAAGCAGCGGCTGAAGCTCGCCGCGGTCGCGCCGTCGCTGCTCGACGCCTATGCCGAGGAAGAGATGACGCTCGACCAGCTCATGGCCTTCACGGTCAACCCCGATCACGCGCGGCAGGAGCAGGTCTGGGCGGCGATACAGCGGCACTATTCGCGGCAGCCCTACGAGATCCGCCGCATGCTGACCGAGGGTGCGGTGCGCGCTTCGGACAAGCGGGCGCAGTTCGTCGGGCTCGACGATTACGTCGAGGCCGGGGGCGAGATCCTGCGCGATCTGTTCCAGCAGGATGACGGCGGCTGGCTGCAGGATGCCGCCCTGCTCGACGTCATGGTGCGCGAGAAGCTCGCCGAGGAGGCCGAGGGGGTGCGTGCCGAGGGCTGGAAATGGGTCGAGGTCGATACCGAGTTCCCCTATGGCCATACCTTCGGGATGCGCCGGGTCAATGGCGAAGCGGTGCCGATGAGCGACGAGGAGGAGGCCCGCTACCAGGCGTTGAAGGCCGAATACGACGCGCTCGAGGCCGAGCATGCGGAGGCCGACGAGTTGCCGGACGAGGTCGATGCCCGGTTGGGCAAGATCGAGGAGGCCATGGAGGCACTCGAGGCCCGTCCCATCCGGTTCGAGGCCGAAGACCTCGCGCTGGCCGGGGCCTTCGTCAGCATCGACAGTTCCGGGCGGCTGCGGGTTGAGCGCGGCTACGTGCGGCCCGAAGATGAGCCGATCGACGAGGAGGAGGACACCGGCGAGGTCGCACCGGAAGCGGCGCCGGTCGAGGACACCGTCGACACCGTCGCGCCTGCTACGGATGAGGAGGAAGAAGACGAAGGCCTCAAACCGCTGTCCGACCGCCTTGTCATGGAACTGACGGCCCATCGCACCCTGGCGCTGCGCAATGCGCTGGCCCAGGACCCGCAGGTCGCCTTACTCGCGGCCCTGCACGCGATGGTCCTGCGGCTCTTCTATCGCTACGCCGTCGACAGCTGCGTCGAGATCGAACCGCGCAACGCCGCCTTCGGATCGCAGGTGCCGGGCCTCGGCGACACGGCCTATGCGCAGGCCATCGACCAGCGCCACGAGACCTGGGCGCGGAACCTGCCGAAGGCATCCGAAGACCTCTGGGAGGCGCTGACCGAGTTCGACAGCTGCAGCCGCGAGGCGCTCTTCGCCCATTGCGTGGCGATGAGCGTCAATGCCGTCCACGATCCCTACCAGCGCCGCCCGCGGGCCATCGCGCATGCGGATGTGCTAGCCGGGACCGTCGGACTCGACATGGCCAATGCGGGCTGGACGGCCACGGGTGACAGCTACCTCGGCCGCGTGACCAAGGCGCGTATCCTGGAGGCCGTGCGCGAGGCGAAAGGCGAAGACGCCGCTGACCGGATCGCCGGGCTGAAGAAGTCGGAGATGGTGACGGCTGCCGAGGACCTGCTCGTGGGCACCGGCTGGCTGCCCGAACCTCTGCGCACGCCGCCGCTGCCGGAAGAGGATGCCCCGGAGATCGAGCTGGTCGACGAGGCGGACCGCTCCGACGATGACCCTTCGGAAGACGATCCCGATAGTGGCGAAGCGCAATCGGCGGAAGACGGCGGCGAACCGGCTATCGGAGATTACGACCCGATGGAGGAAGATGATCCCATCGCCGGTGACGCCTTCGCCCGGACTGCCGCCGAGTGA
- a CDS encoding toprim domain-containing protein, whose protein sequence is MHSPAADIARRLAEDAEAVCRHYLTNGRKQGRYWIVGDVQNKPGRSLYVRLTGPISGPGAAGKWTDSATGQHGDLLDLIALNMGITTLRDTLDEARRLLSLPQTDRDRAANPPASPGSPEAARRLWAMGQPMSGTLAERYLAGRGLTGLGHLDSLRFHPNCFYWREDHALNDPPETWPALLAKVTDLDGRLTGLHRTWLDPATADKAPVIPPRKAMGNLLGYGVRIGKPVSVLAAGEGLETMLSLHLALPELPVVAALSANHLAALQLPADLRSLYIAVDADPAGLSAADQLAYRARQVGIDAIHLSPRLGDFNDDLWANGRDELRAHLRPQLAPEDAVTFLDHAID, encoded by the coding sequence ATGCACAGCCCCGCCGCCGACATCGCCCGCCGCCTTGCCGAAGATGCCGAGGCCGTCTGCCGTCACTACCTCACGAACGGCCGCAAGCAAGGCCGCTACTGGATCGTTGGCGATGTGCAGAACAAACCAGGCCGCAGCCTCTATGTCAGACTGACCGGTCCGATCTCTGGTCCCGGCGCCGCCGGAAAATGGACCGATTCCGCAACCGGGCAGCATGGCGACCTTCTGGACCTGATCGCCCTGAACATGGGGATCACCACGCTGAGGGACACGCTGGACGAAGCGCGCAGGCTTCTCAGCCTGCCGCAGACAGACAGGGACCGCGCCGCCAATCCGCCAGCCAGTCCTGGCTCACCTGAGGCGGCACGGCGGCTCTGGGCCATGGGCCAGCCGATGTCGGGCACCTTGGCCGAACGCTATCTCGCCGGACGCGGCCTCACCGGGCTGGGCCATCTCGACAGTCTACGGTTTCACCCGAACTGCTTTTATTGGCGCGAGGATCACGCACTGAACGATCCGCCCGAGACTTGGCCCGCCCTGCTCGCCAAGGTAACGGACCTCGATGGACGGCTCACCGGCCTGCACCGCACCTGGCTTGACCCCGCCACTGCGGACAAGGCCCCGGTCATTCCACCGCGCAAGGCGATGGGCAATCTCCTCGGCTATGGTGTTCGCATCGGCAAACCGGTCAGCGTGCTGGCCGCAGGCGAAGGGCTTGAGACCATGCTCTCCCTGCATCTGGCCCTGCCGGAGTTGCCTGTGGTGGCGGCTCTGTCCGCCAATCATCTCGCAGCCCTGCAGCTGCCCGCCGATCTTCGCAGCCTCTACATCGCCGTCGATGCCGACCCGGCAGGCCTGTCCGCCGCGGACCAACTGGCGTATCGGGCAAGACAGGTCGGGATCGACGCGATCCACCTCTCCCCACGTCTCGGCGATTTCAATGACGATCTGTGGGCCAATGGCCGCGACGAATTGCGCGCGCATCTGCGGCCGCAACTGGCGCCCGAGGATGCCGTGACCTTCCTCGACCACGCCATCGATTGA
- a CDS encoding DUF2493 domain-containing protein — MTDTHLQTRSSTAVVLEELQLYGWRPFTNEPDPRPLPEPDAIRTAVADIFDALFSTLSDTRLEPDLEDLLWSTTNLFHRMATRTGRDLDSNEQAQKRAQREQDGSEVRSVELETLIAEGLTLIERRNAFEAMRDLAAELFEIHLGQTWHPHTGSHVSRRTLTASLIDSRDHLAAKRRVDLEPLLPQGVKIAFSGGLDCNDHTAIWAALDRVHAKHADMVLLHGGAPRGAERIAAAWADNRSVIQIVFKPDWTRHGKSAPFKRNDHLLDTLPIGLIVFPGSGITENLADKARAMGIPLFDFRPKAAPPA; from the coding sequence ATGACCGACACACATCTTCAGACCCGATCTTCCACCGCCGTCGTGCTCGAGGAACTTCAGCTCTACGGCTGGCGCCCCTTCACCAACGAGCCCGATCCCCGTCCCTTGCCGGAGCCCGACGCCATTCGCACCGCCGTCGCCGACATTTTCGACGCGCTCTTCTCGACGCTGTCCGACACGCGGTTGGAACCCGACCTCGAAGATCTGCTCTGGTCCACTACGAACCTGTTTCACCGCATGGCGACGCGGACAGGCCGGGATCTCGACAGCAACGAACAGGCCCAAAAACGCGCACAGCGCGAACAGGACGGGTCCGAGGTCCGGTCGGTCGAACTTGAGACCCTGATCGCCGAAGGCCTCACGCTGATCGAGCGGCGCAATGCCTTTGAGGCCATGCGCGATCTCGCGGCCGAGTTGTTCGAGATCCATCTCGGCCAGACCTGGCATCCGCACACGGGCAGCCATGTGAGCCGCCGCACCCTGACCGCCTCTTTGATCGACAGCCGCGATCACTTGGCCGCAAAACGTAGGGTCGATCTGGAACCACTCCTGCCCCAAGGCGTTAAGATCGCGTTTAGCGGCGGACTGGACTGCAATGATCACACGGCCATCTGGGCTGCCCTCGACCGCGTCCATGCGAAACACGCCGACATGGTCCTGTTGCACGGCGGCGCGCCACGCGGGGCCGAACGCATCGCTGCAGCCTGGGCCGACAACCGCAGCGTGATACAGATCGTCTTCAAGCCCGACTGGACGCGGCACGGCAAATCGGCCCCCTTCAAGCGCAACGACCATTTACTCGACACCCTGCCCATCGGCCTCATCGTCTTTCCGGGCTCGGGCATCACCGAAAACCTCGCTGACAAGGCCCGCGCGATGGGCATTCCCCTCTTCGACTTCCGGCCGAAAGCCGCCCCACCGGCATGA
- a CDS encoding DUF736 domain-containing protein: MATIGTFKKTGSEYVGEIVTLSVQAKAVRIVPEDSTPNDNAPSHRVFVGRAEIGAAWSKRSTEGRDYLSLKLDDPSFTQPIYANLFDDTVIEGGEETFSLIWSRPNTRRNGD; encoded by the coding sequence ATGGCCACCATCGGAACCTTCAAGAAAACCGGCAGCGAATACGTCGGAGAAATCGTCACCCTCAGCGTCCAGGCGAAAGCCGTCCGCATCGTCCCCGAGGACAGCACCCCCAACGACAACGCCCCCTCCCACCGCGTCTTCGTCGGCCGTGCCGAGATCGGCGCCGCCTGGTCCAAGCGCTCGACCGAGGGCCGCGACTACCTGAGCCTCAAGCTCGACGACCCGAGCTTCACCCAGCCAATCTACGCCAACCTCTTCGACGACACGGTGATCGAAGGCGGCGAAGAGACCTTCAGCCTCATCTGGTCGCGCCCCAACACCCGCCGCAACGGCGACTGA
- a CDS encoding type II toxin-antitoxin system RelE/ParE family toxin: MSYRIRFHPAVAEDLDAITHWLIDYAGPQSAARRLDEIEATIASLADLPHKGSRRDEIAPGLRAIPAGRKAVIAFTVDDDAREVHIHAVTYAGADWIMRSKARGR; this comes from the coding sequence GTGAGCTATCGCATCCGGTTCCATCCGGCGGTCGCAGAGGATCTCGACGCGATCACACACTGGTTGATCGACTATGCCGGCCCGCAATCCGCCGCGCGCCGACTGGACGAGATCGAAGCCACCATCGCCAGCCTTGCCGACCTGCCACACAAAGGCAGCCGCCGGGACGAGATCGCCCCCGGGCTGCGTGCCATTCCAGCAGGCCGCAAGGCCGTGATCGCCTTCACTGTCGACGATGATGCCCGCGAGGTTCATATCCACGCCGTGACCTATGCCGGGGCCGACTGGATCATGCGCAGTAAAGCGCGCGGGCGGTAG